The following are from one region of the Cetobacterium somerae genome:
- a CDS encoding RNA polymerase sigma factor: MDFDQIYNEYFDRIYYKILSTVKNAEDAEDIAQEVFISVYKNLKGFREESNIYTWIYRIAINKTYDFFRKKKLNLELNDEILSVESNEDFNIPILLEEKLKELPFQEREIVVLKDIYGYKLREIADMKEMNISTVKTIYYKAIKDMGGVI; the protein is encoded by the coding sequence ATGGATTTTGATCAGATATATAATGAGTATTTTGATAGAATATACTATAAAATACTATCAACAGTAAAAAATGCCGAAGATGCCGAAGACATAGCTCAAGAAGTATTCATTAGTGTTTATAAAAATCTTAAAGGCTTTAGAGAGGAGAGCAATATTTATACTTGGATTTATAGAATTGCTATAAATAAAACGTATGATTTTTTTAGAAAGAAAAAGCTAAATCTAGAGTTAAATGATGAGATTTTAAGTGTTGAAAGTAATGAAGACTTTAATATTCCAATCCTTTTAGAGGAGAAGTTAAAAGAACTACCTTTCCAGGAGAGAGAGATAGTTGTTTTAAAAGATATATACGGCTATAAACTGAGGGAGATTGCAGATATGAAAGAAATGAATATATCAACAGTAAAAACGATATACTACAAGGCAATTAAAGACATGGGAGGTGTGATATAA
- the ispG gene encoding flavodoxin-dependent (E)-4-hydroxy-3-methylbut-2-enyl-diphosphate synthase, which yields MRESKVVKVGNILIGGGNDVIIQSMTNTPTTDVEKTVNQIKKLQEEGCQLVRVTVNTEEAAKKIKEIKEKIDIPLVADIHFDYRLALLAIENGIDKLRINPGNIGSDEKVEIVVKKAMEKGVPIRIGVNSGSLEKTILEKYGKPTSDAMVESALYHMRLLEKFNFTDIIISLKSSNVKMMVEAYRKLAKLCNYPLHLGVTEAGTAFQGTVKSAIGIGSLLVDGIGDTIRVSLTEDPVEEIKVAKEILKVLGLKEVGVEIVSCPTCGRTEIDLIGLAHQVEKEFEKVDKKIKIAVMGCVVNGPGEAKEADYGVAGGKGVGVLFKKGEIIKKVDEGDILKELKKLIEDDFN from the coding sequence ATGAGAGAGTCTAAAGTTGTAAAAGTTGGAAATATATTGATTGGTGGTGGAAATGATGTTATTATTCAATCGATGACAAATACTCCCACAACAGATGTAGAAAAAACAGTTAATCAAATAAAAAAGCTTCAAGAAGAAGGGTGTCAATTAGTTAGAGTTACAGTTAATACAGAAGAAGCTGCGAAAAAAATAAAGGAAATAAAAGAGAAAATAGATATACCATTAGTAGCTGATATACATTTTGATTACAGATTAGCTTTATTAGCTATAGAAAATGGAATTGATAAGTTAAGAATTAATCCAGGAAATATAGGTAGTGACGAAAAAGTTGAAATCGTAGTTAAAAAGGCTATGGAAAAAGGTGTGCCAATTAGAATAGGTGTAAATTCAGGATCATTAGAAAAAACAATATTGGAAAAATATGGAAAGCCAACATCAGATGCGATGGTAGAGAGTGCTTTATATCATATGAGGCTTTTAGAAAAATTTAATTTTACAGATATAATAATTTCTTTGAAATCGAGTAATGTAAAGATGATGGTTGAAGCCTATAGAAAACTAGCTAAGTTATGTAATTATCCTTTACATTTAGGTGTTACAGAGGCAGGTACAGCATTTCAAGGAACTGTAAAATCAGCTATTGGAATAGGTTCTTTGCTAGTTGATGGAATAGGTGATACAATTAGAGTTTCTTTAACAGAAGACCCTGTAGAAGAGATTAAAGTTGCAAAAGAGATATTAAAGGTTTTAGGGTTAAAAGAGGTTGGTGTAGAGATTGTGTCTTGTCCAACTTGTGGAAGAACTGAGATAGATTTGATAGGACTTGCACATCAAGTAGAAAAAGAATTTGAAAAAGTAGATAAAAAAATAAAAATAGCCGTTATGGGGTGTGTTGTAAATGGACCTGGAGAAGCTAAAGAAGCTGATTATGGAGTAGCGGGTGGAAAAGGAGTTGGAGTTTTATTTAAAAAAGGTGAGATAATAAAAAAGGTTGATGAAGGGGATATTCTAAAAGAGTTAAAAAAATTAATCGAAGATGATTTTAATTAA